In Microbacterium pumilum, the following proteins share a genomic window:
- a CDS encoding MerR family transcriptional regulator, which yields MEWTIQQIAKLAGTTSRTLRHYGDMGLLSPSSVGHNGYRHYDESALVRLQRILLLRELGLGLSQISEVLEREESEEHALEGHLAWLRQEQTRLARQIASVESTIDALRGGERLMAENMFDGFDYTQYKDEVEERWGKDAYARSDAWWRGMSADQKKAWQQLVSDLGRNWIAAAESGVAPDSADAQALAKRQVDWLTGIPGTPASAPGGDVKGYVIGLGEMYVADPRFGANYATSEGGTAGAEFVRDALRVYAEANL from the coding sequence ATGGAATGGACCATTCAGCAGATCGCGAAGCTCGCGGGAACGACGAGCCGCACGCTGCGCCACTACGGCGACATGGGTCTGCTCAGTCCGTCGAGTGTCGGCCACAACGGCTATCGGCACTACGACGAATCGGCGCTCGTCCGGCTGCAGCGGATTCTGCTGCTCCGCGAGCTCGGACTCGGACTGTCGCAGATCTCCGAGGTGCTCGAGCGAGAGGAATCCGAAGAGCACGCGCTCGAGGGACATCTCGCGTGGCTCCGGCAGGAGCAGACCAGGCTGGCGCGGCAGATCGCGTCGGTCGAATCGACCATCGATGCACTGAGAGGAGGTGAACGACTCATGGCAGAGAACATGTTCGACGGCTTCGACTACACCCAGTACAAGGATGAGGTCGAAGAGCGCTGGGGCAAGGACGCGTACGCGCGCTCCGACGCCTGGTGGCGCGGCATGAGCGCCGATCAGAAGAAGGCGTGGCAGCAGCTGGTGTCCGACCTCGGTCGCAATTGGATCGCGGCTGCGGAGAGCGGCGTCGCGCCCGACAGCGCCGACGCTCAGGCACTCGCGAAGCGACAGGTCGACTGGCTGACCGGCATCCCCGGCACACCCGCTTCGGCGCCTGGAGGTGACGTCAAGGGCTACGTGATCGGACTCGGCGAGATGTATGTCGCCGACCCGCGCTTCGGGGCCAACTACGCGACGAGCGAGGGAGGCACCGCCGGCGCCGAGTTCGTCCGTGACGCACTGCGCGTCTACGCGGAGGCGAACCTTTAG
- a CDS encoding TIGR02611 family protein, protein MTSESQPGISHPHVESTARAEIAAAERPDQPVRRMLDRMRERVSKHPRLDLGYRIMVGIVGGSLALLGVLLVPLPGPGLLVVFLGLAVLGTEFHRAKRVASWLKRLLDRLWAWLDARRARRAAGNESVKTAA, encoded by the coding sequence ATGACGTCCGAGTCGCAGCCCGGCATCTCCCACCCTCACGTCGAGTCCACGGCGCGCGCCGAGATCGCGGCTGCAGAGCGTCCCGATCAGCCCGTGCGCAGGATGCTCGATCGCATGCGCGAGCGGGTATCGAAGCATCCGCGCCTCGACCTCGGGTACCGCATCATGGTCGGCATCGTCGGCGGATCGCTAGCGCTGCTGGGTGTGCTGCTCGTTCCGCTGCCCGGCCCGGGCTTGCTCGTGGTGTTCCTCGGTCTCGCGGTGCTCGGGACCGAGTTCCATCGGGCGAAGCGCGTCGCGTCGTGGCTCAAGCGCTTGCTCGACCGCTTATGGGCGTGGCTCGATGCCCGTCGCGCCCGCAGGGCGGCGGGGAACGAGAGCGTGAAGACCGCGGCTTAG
- a CDS encoding DUF4097 family beta strand repeat-containing protein encodes MTLEKWIIHPGETRVIDIETVHSLKVGLIGGQIDVIAHDEPGARIEVHGVTIKDLRIEVVGDHVEIDHPQLRWDNFLEVFRNFTASGPKAEISVAVPRAVALTLGVVSASALVSGIRNDARLNTVSGDIIVDGLTGDLTVNAVSGDVQVRELVGALTANSVSGDVAATGALRKATIDTVSGAMLVDSTGELHSVALNTVSGSTTIRLDEGYPANYVIRSVSGRVQVDGVKRSGTGTGPTTNYVSSVGELAGSFADIRANSVSGGVTVLRRTIASQDAASTASAGSPSDGEGQEW; translated from the coding sequence ATGACCCTCGAGAAGTGGATCATCCACCCCGGCGAGACGCGCGTCATCGACATCGAAACCGTGCACTCGCTCAAAGTCGGACTCATCGGCGGACAGATCGACGTGATCGCCCACGACGAGCCGGGCGCCCGCATCGAAGTGCACGGCGTCACCATCAAGGACCTCCGCATCGAGGTCGTCGGCGATCACGTCGAGATCGATCACCCTCAGCTGCGCTGGGACAACTTCCTCGAAGTGTTCCGCAACTTCACGGCGAGCGGCCCGAAGGCCGAGATCAGTGTCGCGGTGCCCCGCGCAGTCGCCCTCACGCTCGGCGTGGTCAGCGCGAGCGCACTCGTGTCCGGCATCCGCAACGATGCCCGCCTCAACACGGTGTCCGGTGACATCATCGTCGACGGACTTACGGGCGACCTCACCGTCAACGCCGTGTCGGGCGACGTGCAGGTGCGCGAGCTCGTCGGCGCCCTCACTGCCAACAGCGTCTCGGGCGATGTGGCGGCCACCGGAGCCCTGCGCAAAGCGACCATCGACACCGTTTCGGGCGCCATGCTGGTCGACTCCACCGGCGAGCTCCACAGCGTGGCCCTCAACACCGTGAGCGGCAGCACGACGATACGGCTGGACGAGGGCTACCCCGCCAACTACGTCATCCGCAGCGTGAGCGGCCGCGTCCAGGTCGACGGCGTCAAGCGCTCGGGAACCGGCACCGGTCCGACCACCAACTACGTGTCTTCGGTCGGCGAACTGGCCGGCTCGTTCGCCGACATCCGGGCGAACTCCGTCTCGGGCGGCGTCACAGTGCTTCGCCGCACCATCGCGTCGCAGGATGCCGCATCCACCGCGTCGGCAGGCTCGCCCTCCGACGGCGAAGGGCAGGAGTGGTGA
- a CDS encoding CynX/NimT family MFS transporter, which produces MSPTPSRPLWQGRALALIGIVLFAFSLRSAVASLSPVYALIAVDFPVPPAIIGLIGTAPPACYAIFGILTPQLERRFGLERLALAAMVVAVGGMVWRGLATDSITLLVATSVIFAAVGVGNILLPPLVKKYFADRIGLMTTIYSTTMAVASFTPPLVAVPVADAAGWRISLGMWAVFAVVAMIPWIALLVHARAAGPDEEIESANPRVFRRMWRLPLAWALTVGFTVSGAIAYTCFAWLPTLLVDTAGVTPAAAGALLSLFAAMGLPVSLFVPILVVRYNATLVLFGISVAAGLIAIAGLLFAPAAAAWLWVMLLGIAPLLFPLTLVLLGLRVRTHEASVALSGFVQSIGYGIVALFPIGIGLLHGATDSWTLPLIVMAAVVTAAIPAAAVAARTRTVEDDWERRYGPW; this is translated from the coding sequence GTGAGCCCCACCCCCTCCCGACCGCTCTGGCAGGGGAGGGCCCTCGCCCTCATCGGCATCGTGCTGTTCGCGTTCTCGCTGCGCTCCGCAGTCGCCTCGCTGTCACCCGTGTACGCGCTCATCGCCGTGGACTTTCCGGTGCCACCGGCGATCATCGGCCTGATCGGCACCGCGCCGCCGGCCTGCTACGCGATCTTCGGCATCCTGACCCCTCAGCTCGAGCGCCGATTCGGGCTCGAGCGGCTCGCTCTGGCGGCGATGGTCGTCGCCGTCGGCGGGATGGTCTGGCGCGGTCTGGCGACCGATTCGATCACGTTGCTGGTCGCGACATCCGTGATCTTCGCCGCCGTCGGCGTCGGTAACATCCTGCTTCCGCCGCTCGTGAAGAAGTACTTCGCCGATCGCATCGGGCTGATGACCACGATCTACTCGACGACCATGGCCGTGGCGTCCTTCACGCCGCCTCTCGTGGCCGTGCCGGTGGCGGATGCCGCGGGCTGGCGCATTTCGCTCGGGATGTGGGCGGTGTTCGCCGTCGTCGCCATGATCCCGTGGATCGCGCTGCTCGTCCATGCGCGGGCGGCGGGACCCGACGAGGAGATCGAGTCTGCGAATCCGCGGGTGTTCCGGCGCATGTGGCGGCTGCCGCTCGCGTGGGCTCTCACGGTCGGTTTCACGGTCTCGGGCGCCATCGCGTACACGTGCTTCGCCTGGCTGCCGACACTGCTCGTCGACACCGCAGGGGTGACACCGGCGGCGGCCGGCGCGCTGCTCTCGCTGTTCGCGGCGATGGGACTGCCGGTCTCGCTGTTCGTGCCGATCCTGGTGGTTCGTTACAACGCCACGCTGGTTCTGTTCGGTATCTCGGTCGCGGCGGGCCTGATCGCGATCGCGGGGCTGCTGTTCGCCCCGGCGGCAGCCGCCTGGCTGTGGGTGATGCTCCTCGGCATCGCCCCGCTGCTCTTCCCGCTGACGCTGGTGCTGCTGGGGCTCCGCGTCCGCACCCACGAGGCCTCGGTCGCGCTCAGCGGCTTCGTCCAGAGCATCGGCTACGGCATCGTCGCACTGTTCCCCATCGGAATCGGCCTGTTGCACGGCGCTACGGACTCGTGGACGCTGCCGCTCATCGTCATGGCCGCAGTCGTCACGGCAGCGATTCCGGCAGCCGCCGTCGCAGCACGCACTCGGACCGTCGAAGACGACTGGGAGCGCCGCTACGGCCCGTGGTGA
- a CDS encoding ROK family protein — protein sequence MSDLALGSSAAASVRQTNLAAIARFAWDATAFTASEAMAAVGLTRSTTIAVIDELVEDGILRELANAREAGHYRKGRPARRFELRADAAAIVGVDAGRAHITAIVADLRGEDIVRTHVELDVTHDSWAERREALAAAIDDALEQAGLGRSDVAAVCIGVPAPVDAEGASPAHPDEFWKRMNPDLAELISQWAPIVHVENDASLAAVAEGAWGAAVGCTDYVSLLAGARLGAGVVIDGRLLRGAHGGAGEMVFLDDIPTVGGAWGLGYRAAEWAREAIESGDVAANSGLLSVPLELLDAPTVLALAREGDADARRIVDRVALALATIVGIFGSLFDVSLVIVSGAISEGADIVLDATRAVSPTHLDLPVPRLVASHLGADVVAIGAVARARDAVRADIPALTRAAANAHR from the coding sequence TTGTCCGATCTCGCACTCGGTTCGTCCGCGGCCGCGTCCGTACGGCAGACCAATCTCGCCGCGATCGCGCGGTTCGCTTGGGATGCGACGGCGTTCACCGCCTCAGAGGCGATGGCAGCCGTCGGGCTCACCCGATCCACGACCATCGCCGTGATCGACGAGCTGGTCGAGGACGGCATCCTGCGTGAGCTGGCCAACGCCCGAGAGGCCGGCCACTACCGCAAGGGCAGGCCCGCGCGGCGATTCGAACTGCGTGCGGATGCCGCAGCCATCGTGGGTGTCGACGCCGGCCGTGCGCACATCACCGCGATCGTCGCGGACCTCCGCGGCGAGGACATCGTCCGCACCCACGTCGAGCTCGACGTCACCCACGATTCGTGGGCTGAACGCCGTGAGGCTCTTGCCGCCGCCATCGACGACGCGCTCGAGCAGGCGGGACTCGGACGATCGGACGTCGCCGCCGTCTGCATCGGCGTTCCGGCGCCGGTCGATGCCGAGGGGGCGTCTCCTGCGCACCCGGATGAGTTCTGGAAGCGGATGAACCCCGACCTCGCCGAGCTGATCTCGCAGTGGGCGCCGATCGTCCACGTCGAGAACGATGCGTCGCTCGCCGCCGTCGCGGAGGGCGCGTGGGGTGCGGCGGTCGGATGCACCGACTACGTGTCGCTCCTCGCGGGCGCGCGCCTGGGCGCCGGTGTCGTGATCGACGGACGACTGCTGCGGGGCGCCCACGGCGGTGCCGGCGAAATGGTCTTCCTCGACGACATCCCGACCGTCGGCGGAGCGTGGGGCCTCGGGTATCGGGCGGCCGAGTGGGCGCGCGAGGCCATCGAGTCGGGCGACGTCGCCGCGAATTCGGGGCTGCTCAGCGTGCCTCTCGAGCTGCTGGATGCTCCGACCGTGCTGGCCCTCGCCCGGGAGGGCGATGCCGATGCCCGCCGCATCGTCGATCGCGTCGCCCTTGCCCTCGCGACGATCGTCGGCATCTTCGGCAGTCTCTTCGACGTCTCGCTCGTGATCGTGTCGGGCGCCATCTCCGAGGGTGCCGACATCGTCCTCGACGCGACTCGCGCGGTGAGCCCCACGCACCTCGATCTGCCCGTCCCCCGGCTCGTGGCGTCCCACCTCGGCGCGGATGTCGTCGCGATCGGCGCGGTCGCCCGCGCCCGGGATGCGGTACGCGCCGACATCCCGGCTCTCACCCGCGCCGCAGCGAACGCCCACCGTTGA
- the purF gene encoding amidophosphoribosyltransferase: MCGIVGMVGRGAANQEVYDSLLLLQHRGQDSTGIATAERSGVFHIAKAKGQVREAFRTRDMRSLLGEIGLGHVRYATKGTASSEEEAQPFYVNAPYGIVLVHNGNLTNTRELTDELFHKDRRHLNTSSDTELLVNVLANELQASISGVDLKPEQLFQAVSRVHERVEGSYAAIALIAGYGLLAFRDPFGIRPLILGTRKADDGSYEWIVTSESLVLENGEFEVVRDVMPGEAIFIDLDGHLHTQQCAADPKLVPCSFEYVYLARPDSIMNGISVYEARLRLGERLADTIAKYTPKGTIDVVMPIPDSSRPAAMQVARKLGLEYREGFYKNRYIGRTFIMPGQAVRKKSVRQKLNAMSSEFKGKNVLLIDDSIVRGTTSKEIIQMARDAGAKSVTFASAAPPVRYPHVYGINMPSRQELVAHGRTIPEIAEELGADYMVYQEVEDLKAAILEGSDVEDLDMSCFDGRYITGTVSEEYLAWVEGSQES; the protein is encoded by the coding sequence ATGTGCGGAATCGTCGGGATGGTCGGCCGCGGCGCAGCCAATCAGGAGGTCTACGACTCGCTGCTGCTGCTGCAGCACCGCGGACAGGATTCGACCGGGATCGCGACGGCCGAGCGAAGCGGCGTGTTCCACATCGCCAAGGCGAAGGGGCAGGTGCGCGAGGCGTTCCGCACCCGTGACATGCGGTCGCTGCTCGGAGAGATCGGGCTCGGCCATGTCCGCTACGCGACGAAGGGCACGGCGTCCAGTGAAGAAGAGGCGCAGCCCTTCTACGTCAATGCCCCGTACGGCATCGTCCTCGTCCACAACGGCAACCTCACGAACACCCGCGAGCTGACCGACGAGCTCTTCCACAAGGACCGCCGGCACCTCAATACGAGCTCCGACACCGAGCTGCTCGTGAACGTGCTCGCCAACGAACTGCAGGCATCCATCTCGGGTGTCGACCTCAAGCCCGAGCAGCTATTCCAGGCGGTCTCGCGCGTGCACGAGCGCGTCGAGGGATCGTATGCCGCCATCGCGCTCATCGCCGGCTACGGCCTGCTCGCCTTCCGCGACCCGTTCGGCATCCGCCCGCTGATCCTCGGCACCCGCAAGGCGGATGACGGCTCGTACGAGTGGATCGTCACCTCCGAGTCACTCGTGCTCGAGAACGGCGAGTTCGAGGTCGTCCGCGACGTCATGCCGGGTGAGGCCATCTTCATCGACCTCGACGGGCACCTGCACACGCAGCAGTGCGCGGCCGACCCGAAGCTCGTGCCGTGCTCGTTCGAGTACGTGTACCTCGCCCGACCCGACTCGATCATGAACGGCATCTCGGTCTACGAGGCGCGGCTGCGCCTCGGCGAGCGGCTCGCCGACACCATCGCGAAGTACACGCCCAAGGGCACGATCGACGTCGTCATGCCCATCCCGGACTCGTCGCGCCCCGCCGCGATGCAGGTCGCGCGAAAGCTCGGCCTCGAGTACCGCGAGGGCTTCTACAAGAACCGCTACATCGGCCGGACGTTCATCATGCCCGGCCAGGCGGTGCGCAAGAAGAGCGTGCGGCAGAAGCTCAACGCGATGTCGAGTGAGTTCAAGGGCAAGAACGTGCTCCTGATCGACGACTCGATCGTGCGCGGTACGACGTCTAAAGAGATCATCCAGATGGCGCGGGATGCCGGTGCCAAATCCGTCACGTTCGCCAGCGCCGCGCCGCCCGTGCGCTACCCGCACGTGTACGGCATCAACATGCCCTCACGCCAGGAGCTCGTCGCGCACGGCCGGACGATCCCCGAGATCGCCGAGGAGCTCGGCGCGGACTACATGGTCTACCAGGAGGTCGAAGACCTCAAGGCCGCGATCCTCGAGGGCTCGGATGTCGAGGACCTCGACATGAGCTGCTTCGACGGCCGGTACATCACCGGCACCGTGTCGGAGGAGTACCTCGCCTGGGTCGAGGGCTCCCAGGAGTCCTGA
- a CDS encoding sugar ABC transporter permease: protein MTTTTTPPTTTTLVTQGKRQRGQARSRRRIEPIYYWFLVPTVILFTLAIAVPAVIGIFFSFTNSIGLGDWKFIGLTNYIALFSDPLVVQSYLFTFGFSAVTVVAVNIIALLLAVALTSRIRLKTPLRTIFVIPMVISAIIISFVFKFLFSNSLPAFGTISGITWLQESILANPDWAWLAIVIVTAWQAIPGALLIYIAGILSIPGEVYEAADIDGASKVQQLTRITIPLMFGYIVINVILGFKGFLNAYDVIKGLTGGGPGTSTYSIAMTVISGLTTGDYAYQMANATVFFVITILIALLQLSITRGRSAL, encoded by the coding sequence ATGACAACCACGACGACCCCGCCCACCACGACGACTCTCGTCACGCAGGGCAAGCGACAACGAGGGCAGGCGCGCTCTCGTCGCCGTATCGAGCCCATCTACTACTGGTTCCTGGTTCCCACCGTGATCCTGTTCACGCTGGCGATCGCGGTGCCCGCGGTGATCGGCATCTTCTTCAGCTTCACCAACTCCATCGGCCTCGGCGACTGGAAGTTCATCGGGCTCACGAACTACATCGCCCTGTTCAGCGACCCGCTGGTCGTCCAGAGCTACCTGTTCACGTTCGGGTTCTCGGCCGTCACGGTCGTCGCGGTGAACATCATCGCCCTGCTCCTCGCGGTGGCGCTCACGTCGCGGATTCGGCTGAAGACGCCGTTGCGCACGATCTTCGTGATCCCGATGGTGATCTCGGCCATCATCATCTCGTTCGTCTTCAAGTTCCTGTTCTCGAATTCTCTGCCGGCGTTCGGCACCATCTCCGGCATCACGTGGCTCCAGGAGAGCATCCTGGCAAACCCGGACTGGGCATGGCTCGCGATCGTCATCGTCACGGCGTGGCAGGCGATCCCCGGTGCCCTGCTCATCTACATCGCCGGCATCCTGTCGATCCCCGGCGAGGTGTACGAAGCGGCGGACATCGACGGGGCGAGCAAGGTCCAGCAGCTCACGCGCATCACGATCCCGCTGATGTTCGGCTACATCGTGATCAACGTGATCCTCGGCTTCAAGGGCTTCCTGAACGCGTACGACGTCATCAAGGGCCTCACCGGCGGCGGTCCGGGAACCTCGACGTACAGCATCGCGATGACGGTCATCTCGGGTCTCACCACCGGCGACTATGCGTACCAGATGGCGAACGCGACGGTCTTCTTCGTCATCACCATCCTCATCGCCCTGCTCCAACTCTCGATCACGCGCGGAAGGAGCGCCCTCTGA
- a CDS encoding carbohydrate ABC transporter permease, whose product MERVNWTGTIILILCAVTVLLPLYVTITMAFKTTAQSVDGNAFSLPAPFSVEGFVAAWDLINFPVGAAMSVLVTAGTVGATIFLSAFASFAIVRNWDHKLFRYSFFYLLAAMFIPFPVVALPQVQLTGLVGLANPFGVIILATMFQLSFSVLLFTAFLRSIPFELEESARIDGASTWQTFWHMIFPLLAPMSATIGIFAFLYAWNDFMMPSLIIADPAMQTLPVLNALFQNQFTNNYNVAFASYLMAMAPAVIVYLFTQRWVMEGVTQGAVKG is encoded by the coding sequence ATGGAGCGGGTCAATTGGACCGGCACCATCATCCTCATCCTCTGTGCGGTCACGGTCCTGCTGCCGCTGTACGTCACGATCACGATGGCGTTCAAGACGACCGCCCAGTCCGTCGACGGCAACGCGTTCTCGCTGCCCGCCCCGTTCAGCGTCGAAGGCTTCGTCGCGGCGTGGGACCTCATCAACTTCCCGGTCGGGGCGGCCATGTCGGTGTTGGTCACCGCGGGCACCGTCGGCGCGACGATCTTCCTCTCGGCGTTCGCGTCGTTCGCGATCGTCCGCAACTGGGACCACAAGCTCTTCCGCTACTCGTTCTTCTACCTGCTCGCGGCGATGTTCATCCCGTTCCCGGTCGTCGCCCTGCCGCAGGTGCAGCTCACCGGACTGGTCGGGCTCGCCAACCCCTTCGGCGTGATCATCCTCGCGACCATGTTCCAGCTCAGCTTCAGCGTGCTGCTGTTCACGGCGTTCCTGCGCTCGATCCCGTTCGAGCTCGAGGAGAGTGCGCGCATCGACGGCGCGTCCACGTGGCAGACCTTCTGGCACATGATCTTCCCGCTGCTCGCGCCGATGAGCGCGACGATCGGCATCTTCGCGTTCCTGTACGCGTGGAACGACTTCATGATGCCCTCGCTGATCATCGCCGACCCGGCGATGCAGACCCTTCCCGTGCTGAACGCGCTTTTCCAGAACCAGTTCACCAACAACTACAACGTGGCTTTCGCGTCATATCTGATGGCGATGGCGCCCGCGGTCATCGTGTACCTGTTCACTCAGCGCTGGGTGATGGAGGGAGTGACGCAGGGTGCTGTCAAGGGATGA
- a CDS encoding universal stress protein, with protein MSDEASEVSEQAADEPATHGAVIVGVVPDLSSRVLKEGARYAKLLGAPLLVVHVDVTRFVTYEDPDGYVHSAPIDVNIAVGEGDLSIVQAQTAATLEGQAVGWSVRQLVGDPALALKHLADQVDARLLVVGTRKRGFGESIREFFTGSVAARLAHRQHRPILVVPLGDPVPDDEEIWPS; from the coding sequence ATGTCGGATGAGGCATCTGAGGTTTCCGAGCAGGCGGCAGATGAGCCCGCCACTCATGGCGCAGTGATCGTCGGAGTCGTCCCCGACCTGTCATCACGGGTGCTGAAGGAGGGCGCGCGATACGCCAAGCTCCTCGGTGCCCCGCTGCTCGTGGTGCACGTGGATGTCACCCGGTTCGTGACGTACGAAGACCCCGACGGATATGTCCACTCCGCGCCGATAGATGTGAACATCGCGGTCGGCGAGGGCGATCTCTCGATCGTCCAAGCGCAGACGGCGGCGACCCTCGAGGGCCAGGCAGTGGGGTGGAGCGTTCGGCAGCTCGTCGGAGACCCCGCGCTCGCCCTCAAGCATCTCGCCGATCAGGTCGACGCCCGGCTGCTCGTCGTCGGCACGCGCAAGCGCGGATTCGGCGAATCCATCCGGGAGTTCTTCACCGGTTCGGTCGCCGCTCGGCTCGCGCACCGCCAGCACCGCCCGATCCTCGTCGTGCCGCTCGGCGATCCTGTCCCGGACGACGAGGAGATCTGGCCGTCCTGA
- a CDS encoding PadR family transcriptional regulator codes for MTPVFSHGDLRLYLLNLLDEGPRHGYDIMQALSDRTGGTYTPSAGTVYPRLAKLEEEGLVTKSVDGRKTVYEITPAGHAEVTARAGDLEGIEASLTDSVRLIADEVRGSVREAMRSLRADLAAASREEQSSATPPPASDDPRVSSREQVHRADAAVSEFRAKIRSDLRSHVARGGELAAATIDDLTSELDRLSRDLIRTLRG; via the coding sequence ATGACTCCCGTCTTCTCACACGGCGATCTGCGCCTCTACCTGCTGAACCTCCTCGATGAGGGTCCGCGCCACGGCTACGACATCATGCAGGCACTGTCGGATCGCACCGGCGGAACCTACACGCCGAGCGCCGGCACGGTCTACCCGCGCCTCGCGAAGCTCGAAGAGGAGGGACTCGTCACCAAGTCGGTGGACGGTCGCAAGACCGTGTACGAGATCACTCCGGCCGGCCACGCAGAGGTCACGGCGAGGGCCGGCGACCTCGAGGGCATCGAGGCGAGCCTGACCGACTCAGTCCGGCTGATCGCCGACGAAGTCCGCGGCAGCGTCCGCGAGGCCATGCGGAGCCTGCGCGCCGACCTCGCAGCGGCGAGCCGCGAGGAGCAGTCCAGCGCCACCCCGCCGCCCGCATCCGACGATCCCCGCGTCAGCAGTCGCGAGCAGGTCCACCGTGCGGATGCCGCCGTCAGCGAATTCCGGGCGAAGATCCGCAGCGATCTGCGCTCACATGTCGCACGGGGCGGCGAGCTCGCTGCAGCCACGATCGACGACCTCACGTCCGAGCTGGATCGCCTTTCGCGCGACCTGATCCGGACGCTGCGAGGCTGA
- a CDS encoding ABC transporter substrate-binding protein, translating to MSGTSRRNTRALAAGLALVLAGGALAGCSGSGGGDTLRFVFSKREAIPYMTELVQEYNSSQDEVNVVMDTSGVDSFSAAFVRGDPPDIALANYNQETARFIQRCAMSDLSDTAAAQSVREDLTPFMDQFGVCPGRTSAIPYSIMGAAVIYNKEIFEQNDLDVPETWDELIDVCETLQAAGVTPFYATFADNWTIGQGWYDYTVGGMIDTVAFFDALAEEGANVGPNSAVSFQKDQAEPVDKMLELAQYVNPDAASRFYGDGNTAMANGEAAMYLQGPWAFGEIAKAAPDLDLGMFPLPVTDDPGDLKARINMDLAAWIPEGSRHQEAARAFLEYLYQPEIIQGYNESQLGFTPTRDAPPVSDDRIVGLQEYIDAGDVYQGSTTLVPRAIPIMNYTQAIILGSDPQRILSNIDADYARLAFRQQ from the coding sequence GTGTCTGGAACCTCAAGACGAAACACTCGCGCACTGGCGGCGGGACTTGCGCTCGTCCTCGCAGGTGGGGCGCTCGCGGGCTGCTCCGGCTCCGGCGGCGGGGACACGCTCCGATTCGTCTTCAGCAAGCGCGAAGCGATCCCCTATATGACGGAACTTGTTCAGGAGTACAACAGCTCGCAGGACGAGGTGAACGTGGTCATGGACACCTCGGGCGTCGACTCGTTCTCTGCGGCCTTCGTCCGGGGGGATCCGCCTGACATCGCGCTGGCCAACTACAACCAGGAGACCGCACGCTTCATCCAGCGGTGCGCGATGTCGGATCTTTCCGACACTGCGGCGGCGCAGAGTGTCCGGGAGGACCTGACGCCGTTCATGGATCAGTTCGGCGTGTGCCCTGGCCGCACGAGCGCGATTCCGTACTCGATCATGGGCGCTGCGGTGATCTACAACAAGGAGATCTTCGAGCAGAACGATCTCGACGTGCCCGAGACGTGGGATGAGCTCATCGACGTATGCGAGACGCTCCAGGCAGCGGGCGTCACGCCGTTCTACGCGACCTTCGCCGACAACTGGACGATCGGGCAGGGCTGGTACGACTACACCGTGGGCGGCATGATCGACACGGTCGCATTCTTCGACGCGCTGGCCGAGGAAGGCGCGAACGTCGGGCCGAACTCTGCGGTCTCGTTCCAGAAGGATCAGGCCGAACCCGTCGACAAGATGCTCGAACTGGCGCAGTACGTCAACCCCGACGCCGCGAGCCGCTTCTACGGCGACGGCAACACGGCGATGGCGAACGGCGAAGCCGCGATGTACCTGCAGGGGCCGTGGGCGTTCGGCGAGATCGCGAAGGCGGCACCCGACCTCGACCTCGGGATGTTCCCGCTGCCGGTCACCGACGACCCCGGCGACCTGAAGGCGCGCATCAACATGGACCTCGCCGCCTGGATCCCGGAGGGCTCGCGGCACCAGGAAGCGGCACGCGCGTTCCTCGAATATCTCTATCAGCCGGAGATCATCCAGGGGTACAACGAGTCCCAGTTGGGCTTCACTCCGACCAGGGATGCCCCACCTGTGTCGGATGATCGCATCGTCGGTCTGCAGGAGTACATCGACGCGGGCGACGTCTACCAGGGTTCGACGACGCTCGTGCCCCGGGCGATCCCGATCATGAACTACACGCAGGCCATCATCCTCGGCAGCGATCCGCAGCGGATCCTCAGCAACATCGACGCCGACTACGCGCGGCTCGCATTCCGTCAGCAGTGA
- a CDS encoding DUF3073 domain-containing protein: protein MGRGRQKAKHTKIARELKSYSPSVNYSALEKELGHPDEDAYVDKWADDYADEYEGEKA from the coding sequence ATGGGGCGTGGCCGTCAGAAGGCGAAGCACACCAAGATCGCCCGCGAACTCAAGTCCTACAGCCCGAGTGTGAACTACTCGGCGCTCGAGAAGGAACTCGGTCATCCCGACGAGGACGCGTACGTCGACAAGTGGGCGGATGACTACGCCGACGAGTACGAAGGAGAGAAGGCCTAG